Proteins encoded in a region of the Moritella marina ATCC 15381 genome:
- a CDS encoding flagellin yields MALYVNTNVASLNSQRNLTNSTNALQTSFERLSSGKRVNSAADDAAGLQIGSRLESQVNGLNQASRNANDGISLAQTAEGALDETTNMLQRMRVLSIQSANGSNSDADRVALDKEFGQLQEELNRVADDTTFGGMDLLNATFDQDFQIGPDANQIINVKITTNTNAAGLGVGSTMANLLSAGTAQAAIINIDSAIAKVTDIRADLGAKQNRFSSTIRNLSNISENVSASKSRIMDADFAAESAKLAQNQVSQQAASTMLSQANQQSQVAMSLLQG; encoded by the coding sequence GTGGCCTTATATGTAAATACAAATGTAGCATCTTTAAATTCACAACGTAATTTGACGAACTCTACAAATGCGTTACAAACATCATTTGAGCGCCTATCTTCTGGTAAGCGTGTAAACTCTGCGGCAGATGATGCAGCAGGTCTGCAAATCGGATCCCGCCTAGAATCTCAGGTAAATGGCTTGAATCAAGCGTCACGAAATGCCAATGATGGTATTTCGCTTGCGCAAACAGCGGAAGGGGCATTAGACGAAACAACAAATATGCTCCAACGTATGCGTGTGCTGTCAATTCAATCTGCCAATGGTTCAAACAGCGATGCTGATCGCGTGGCACTTGATAAAGAATTTGGTCAGTTACAAGAAGAACTTAACCGTGTTGCTGATGATACAACATTCGGTGGTATGGATTTACTTAACGCGACCTTTGATCAAGATTTTCAAATTGGCCCAGATGCCAATCAAATTATTAATGTAAAAATTACCACTAACACAAACGCAGCAGGTTTAGGGGTAGGTTCAACAATGGCAAACCTGCTTTCTGCTGGTACAGCACAGGCCGCTATCATCAATATTGATTCGGCGATAGCAAAGGTAACGGACATTCGTGCAGACTTAGGTGCGAAACAAAATCGTTTTTCTTCGACGATTCGTAATTTGTCTAATATTTCAGAAAATGTGTCAGCGTCTAAATCACGTATTATGGATGCAGACTTTGCTGCCGAATCAGCAAAACTGGCGCAGAATCAGGTATCACAACAAGCGGCAAGTACGATGCTTAGCCAAGCTAATCAGCAATCGCAAGTGGCGATGTCATTACTGCAAGGCTAA
- a CDS encoding flagellin: MAVYVNTNVASLNSQRNLSNATNELQTSFERLSSGKRINSAADDAAGLQIGSRLESQVNGLNQGARNANDGISLAQTAEGALDETTNMLQRMRVLSIQSANGSNSDADRVALDKEFGELKEEITRVSTDTTFAGEELLNGSYAADIQVGADSGQTINLTISQDMGAAALGLTATVTLSSAGGAQAAIAKLDSVLAVVTDTRAELGAKQNRFSSTIRNITNISENVSASKSRIVDTDFAAESAQLAQTQVQQQAASSMLSQANQSSQVALSLL, from the coding sequence ATGGCTGTTTATGTAAATACCAATGTAGCATCTTTAAATTCACAACGTAACTTATCGAATGCGACTAACGAATTACAAACTTCTTTCGAACGTTTATCATCTGGTAAACGTATTAATAGCGCTGCTGATGATGCTGCTGGTTTACAAATCGGTTCACGTTTAGAGTCACAAGTAAACGGTTTAAACCAGGGCGCACGAAATGCTAACGATGGTATTTCACTTGCACAAACTGCTGAAGGTGCGTTAGACGAAACTACAAATATGCTACAACGTATGCGTGTACTTTCAATTCAATCTGCCAATGGTTCAAACAGTGATGCTGATCGTGTCGCGTTGGATAAAGAGTTTGGTGAATTAAAAGAAGAAATTACCCGTGTATCAACGGATACTACCTTTGCAGGTGAAGAGCTACTTAATGGTTCATACGCTGCTGATATCCAAGTAGGTGCGGATTCTGGTCAAACAATTAACCTTACTATTTCACAAGACATGGGCGCTGCAGCACTTGGTTTAACAGCAACAGTGACGCTTTCTTCTGCTGGTGGCGCACAGGCTGCAATTGCGAAATTAGATTCAGTACTTGCAGTTGTCACTGACACTCGTGCAGAACTGGGTGCGAAACAAAATCGTTTCTCATCAACAATTCGTAATATTACTAATATTTCTGAAAATGTTTCAGCATCTAAATCACGTATTGTTGATACAGATTTTGCAGCAGAATCTGCTCAATTGGCACAAACGCAAGTTCAGCAACAAGCCGCTAGCTCAATGTTAAGCCAAGCGAATCAATCGTCACAAGTAGCATTATCTCTGCTGTAA
- a CDS encoding flagellar protein FlaG yields MSIDNSMDNKSTRFYPDPVMTKEPVITNPAVLISPSENPLPEKTPLSIPKLANDIDLEQKLLEAKDTLQAHFDANNKKLNFSVHDDTGRMLVKIVDPDSGEILKELPSEEVLKMAANIEKFQDNVSARPGLLFDEMV; encoded by the coding sequence ATGTCCATTGATAATAGTATGGATAATAAGAGCACTCGTTTTTATCCCGACCCTGTAATGACAAAAGAACCTGTCATTACCAATCCTGCCGTTTTAATTTCACCTAGTGAAAACCCACTTCCTGAAAAAACACCTCTATCTATCCCTAAACTTGCTAATGATATCGATCTGGAACAAAAATTGCTTGAAGCAAAGGATACACTGCAAGCTCATTTCGATGCTAATAATAAGAAGTTAAATTTTAGTGTTCATGACGATACAGGTCGTATGCTTGTTAAAATTGTGGATCCTGATAGTGGTGAAATACTCAAAGAGCTACCATCAGAGGAAGTATTGAAAATGGCTGCTAACATTGAAAAGTTTCAGGATAATGTATCAGCTAGACCAGGGCTTTTATTTGATGAGATGGTCTGA